Proteins from a genomic interval of Kitasatospora herbaricolor:
- a CDS encoding cytochrome c oxidase assembly protein: MHHGGTGVLDPFSLHSALTWSPDWVFLVAALTGVALYAAGVVRLLRRGDRWPVGRSVGWLAGVGGVVLVTCTGLNDYGMVLFSAHMIQHMVLSMLVPILLLLGAPITLALRALRPAGKGRPRGPRELLVALLHSRYVKVISHPAFTIPLFIASLYGLYFTPLFDFLMQYRLGHIGMMVHFLAAGLLFFWPIMGVDPGPHRPGHVLRIIELFMGMPFHAFFGVAVMMAGHPLVTTFTAAGAPPGTDLLEDQKLAGGITWAFGEIPTAIVLIALVFQWMKSEERQARRRDRAEERNGDAELNAYNDYLASLDRRGRAPAAGSAPAATPAGPVTPAPVTE, translated from the coding sequence ATGCACCACGGGGGCACGGGGGTGCTGGATCCCTTCTCGCTCCACTCGGCGCTCACCTGGTCCCCCGACTGGGTGTTCCTGGTCGCCGCGCTGACCGGCGTCGCCCTGTACGCCGCGGGTGTGGTCCGGCTGCTCCGGCGCGGCGACCGCTGGCCGGTCGGCCGGAGCGTCGGCTGGCTGGCCGGCGTCGGCGGGGTGGTGCTGGTGACCTGCACCGGCCTGAACGACTACGGCATGGTGCTGTTCAGCGCCCACATGATCCAGCACATGGTGCTCTCCATGCTGGTCCCGATCCTGCTGCTGCTCGGTGCCCCGATCACGCTCGCCCTGCGCGCCCTGCGCCCGGCCGGCAAGGGCCGACCGCGCGGGCCGCGCGAGCTGCTGGTGGCGCTGCTGCACAGCCGGTACGTCAAGGTGATCTCGCACCCGGCCTTCACCATCCCGCTGTTCATCGCCAGCCTCTACGGCCTCTACTTCACCCCGCTGTTCGACTTCCTGATGCAGTACCGCCTCGGGCACATCGGCATGATGGTGCACTTCCTGGCGGCCGGCCTGCTCTTCTTCTGGCCGATCATGGGCGTGGACCCGGGGCCGCACCGGCCGGGTCACGTGCTGCGGATCATCGAGCTGTTCATGGGGATGCCCTTCCACGCCTTCTTCGGCGTGGCGGTGATGATGGCCGGCCACCCGTTGGTGACCACCTTCACCGCGGCGGGCGCCCCGCCCGGCACCGACCTGCTGGAGGACCAGAAGCTCGCCGGCGGGATCACCTGGGCGTTCGGCGAGATCCCGACCGCGATCGTGCTGATCGCGCTGGTCTTCCAGTGGATGAAGTCCGAGGAGCGCCAGGCCCGCCGGCGCGACCGGGCCGAGGAGCGCAACGGCGACGCCGAGCTGAACGCCTACAACGACTACCTCGCCTCGCTGGACCGGCGCGGTCGCGCGCCCGCGGCGGGCAGCGCCCCGGCGGCCACCCCGGCCGGGCCGGTGACCCCGGCACCGGTCACCGAATAA
- a CDS encoding DUF3224 domain-containing protein, producing the protein MRASGTFTVKSFVPTELVPSPAVPTGVPVGVATMEKQFEGEVAGRSATLFTAAFDQATGVGTYLAMESFEGSLNGRHGAFNFAHSATTGGTDRSNEFFVLVPSSGTGELAGITGGGGLTVEADGTHRIWFDYEIG; encoded by the coding sequence ATGAGAGCCTCAGGAACGTTCACCGTGAAGAGCTTCGTGCCGACCGAGCTGGTGCCCTCCCCCGCCGTCCCGACCGGCGTGCCGGTGGGGGTCGCGACGATGGAGAAGCAGTTCGAGGGCGAGGTAGCCGGCCGTTCGGCGACGCTGTTCACCGCCGCCTTCGACCAGGCGACCGGGGTCGGCACCTATCTGGCCATGGAGTCCTTCGAGGGCTCGCTGAACGGCCGGCACGGCGCCTTCAACTTCGCCCACTCGGCCACCACCGGCGGCACCGACCGCAGCAACGAGTTCTTCGTCCTCGTCCCCTCCAGCGGCACCGGCGAGCTGGCCGGGATCACCGGTGGCGGCGGGCTGACGGTGGAGGCCGACGGCACCCACCGGATCTGGTTCGACTACGAGATCGGCTGA